From Triticum urartu cultivar G1812 chromosome 2, Tu2.1, whole genome shotgun sequence, a single genomic window includes:
- the LOC125535415 gene encoding acyl-[acyl-carrier-protein] desaturase 7, chloroplastic-like, which translates to MATSQSSWLLRHACPLAMPWTRTGNNIGLQVTNITYWRCSRANGGRTMAGMTMSTANCLAQPAQLQGEAVQVSKRSTRTGRGAAVAARHEEEGTDDEWLMYLEPAKLEVFDHLEPWAEANVVPLLKPAEVAWQPTDLLPDLASLGADGFHAACCDIRARAAGLPDAHLVCLVGNMVTEEALPTYQSIPNRFEAVRDLTGSSGTAWARWIRGWSAEENRHGDVLNKYLFLSGRVDMRQVERTIHNLIQSGMVMNAARSPYHGFIYVAFQERATSISHGNTARRAKEHGDLSLARICGAIAADEKRHELVYTRIVGKLFEIDPDGAVRALAYMMRRRIVMPASLMTDGRDSDLFSQYGAVAQQAGIYTASDYRSILEHLINQWGVEELVATGLSDEGRRARDYVCALPRKIRRLEQKAHERNDKKARPTASIPFSWIFDRPVNITMA; encoded by the exons ATGGCGACGTCGCAAAGCTCATGGCTCCTCAGACATGCTTGCCCACTagcgatgccatggacaagaaCAGGGAATAATATAGGCCTCCAAGTGACCAACATCACCTACTG GAGATGCAGTAGGGCGAATGGAGGAAGAACCATGGCGGGTATGACTATGAGCACCGCCAACTGCTTGGCACAACCTGCGCAACTCCAAGGTGAAGCGGTCCAAGTTAGTAAGAGAAGCACGCGCACTGGCCGGGGCGCCGCCGTTGCGGCTAGGCACGAGGAGGAGGGCACCGACGATGAATGGCTCATGTACCTGGAGCCGGCGAAGCTAGAGGTGTTCGATCATCTGGAGCCTTGGGCGGAGGCGAATGTGGTGCCGCTCCTTAAGCCCGCGGAGGTGGCGTGGCAGCCGACGGACTTGCTGCCGGACCTGGCGTCGCTGGGCGCCGATGGCTTCCACGCGGCGTGCTGCGACATCCGCGCGCGCGCGGCCGGCCTGCCCGACGCGCACCTCGTGTGCCTCGTGGGGAACATGGTGACGGAGGAGGCGCTGCCGACTTACCAGAGTATACCCAACCGCTTCGAGGCCGTGCGCGACCTCACAGGCTCCAGCGGTACCGCCTGGGCGCGCTGGATCCGTGGCTGGTCCGCCGAGGAGAATCGCCACGGGGACGTGCTCAACAAGTACCTCTTCCTCTCCGGCCGCGTTGACATGCGGCAGGTCGAGAGGACCATCCACAACCTCATCCAGTCCGGCATGGTCATGAACGCCGCGCGGAGCCCCTACCACGGCTTCATCTACGTCGCCTTCCAGGAGCGCGCCACCTCCATCTCCCATGGCAACACGGCGCGGCGCGCCAAGGAGCATGGCGACCTGTCGCTCGCGCGTATATGCGGCGCCATCGCCGCCGACGAGAAGCGCCACGAGCTGGTCTACACGCGCATCGTGGGGAAGCTGTTCGAGATCGATCCGGACGGCGCCGTGCGCGCGCTCGCATACATGATGCGTCGTCGGATCGTCATGCCGGCGTCCCTTATGACCGACGGCCGCGATAGCGACCTCTTCAGCCAATACGGGGCGGTGGCGCAGCAGGCCGGCATTTACACTGCCTCCGACTACCGTAGCATTTTGGAGCATCTCATAAATCAGTGGGGAGTGGAAGAGCTGGTGGCCACCGGGCTCTCCGACGAGGGTAGGCGTGCGCGGGACTATGTGTGCGCACTCCCACGAAAAATCCGAAGGTTGGAGCAGAAGGCCCACGAACGTAATGACAAGAAGGCCCGGCCCACAGCATCCATCCCATTTAGCTGGATCTTTGATAGGCCCGTCAACATCACCATGGCCTAA